One stretch of Candidatus Binatia bacterium DNA includes these proteins:
- a CDS encoding DUF1566 domain-containing protein: MTRLILLVSTLLTLIAVAEPASAEIFGLLETPDGFASQIGNVQGWAYTTMPGAELIQPFDVLVNGVKKMEVPCCSERGDVKGEDPDIPLQTGFSGVTNWAREAGGDPIAVQVRVRDTMGGEKLLTQPSVAVYGLASFPFSSVVEWGEVSGPVSDGPQGGLPLSITSRCTLSNTGVFTPGSAELVCTNLVSTKGDGSEVEMCAGGVRFGWDKASQGFKQVSDCEVLPRWTDNGDGTATDNTTGLVWELKTDDGSIHDVDNHYDWSTGSPWKPDGTAFVDFLGTLNGGESQNGVTIEGCFADECDWRLPTVVELAGILDLSVPGCGADPFPPCTTIPGETFSSFYWSSSTFTGNPGSAWGVGFFDGLVNFGNKNGVLYVRAVRGGS, translated from the coding sequence ATGACCCGATTGATTCTATTGGTTTCGACCCTGCTGACCCTGATCGCTGTGGCCGAGCCCGCGAGCGCGGAGATCTTCGGCTTGCTGGAGACACCGGACGGATTCGCCTCGCAGATCGGGAACGTGCAGGGCTGGGCGTACACGACGATGCCTGGGGCGGAGCTGATCCAGCCGTTCGACGTGCTGGTGAACGGGGTAAAGAAGATGGAGGTGCCGTGCTGCTCGGAGCGGGGCGACGTGAAGGGGGAGGACCCGGACATTCCGTTGCAGACGGGCTTCTCTGGCGTGACGAACTGGGCGCGTGAAGCCGGTGGAGACCCGATCGCGGTCCAGGTGAGGGTGCGGGACACGATGGGCGGCGAGAAGCTGCTGACGCAGCCGAGCGTGGCCGTGTACGGGCTGGCGAGCTTTCCGTTCAGCTCGGTGGTGGAGTGGGGGGAAGTGTCGGGTCCGGTATCGGACGGGCCGCAGGGCGGGCTGCCGCTGTCGATCACATCGCGGTGCACGCTGTCGAACACGGGCGTGTTCACGCCAGGCTCGGCGGAGCTGGTGTGCACGAACCTGGTATCGACCAAGGGGGACGGGTCGGAGGTGGAGATGTGCGCGGGAGGGGTACGCTTCGGCTGGGACAAGGCATCACAGGGTTTCAAGCAGGTGAGCGACTGCGAGGTGCTGCCGCGCTGGACGGACAACGGGGACGGGACGGCGACGGACAACACCACGGGGCTCGTGTGGGAGTTGAAGACCGACGACGGCTCCATCCACGACGTGGACAACCACTACGACTGGTCCACTGGTTCTCCCTGGAAGCCGGACGGGACGGCCTTCGTGGATTTTCTGGGCACGCTCAACGGGGGCGAGTCCCAGAACGGCGTCACGATCGAGGGCTGCTTTGCGGACGAGTGCGACTGGAGGTTGCCGACCGTCGTGGAGTTGGCGGGAATCCTCGACCTGAGCGTGCCGGGCTGCGGGGCCGATCCCTTTCCGCCGTGCACGACGATTCCGGGCGAGACCTTCTCGTCGTTCTACTGGTCGTCCTCTACCTTCACGGGCAACCCGGGCAGCGCGTGGGGCGTGGGCTTCTTCGATGGCCTCGTCAACTTCGGCAACAAGAACGG